One part of the Microvirga sp. TS319 genome encodes these proteins:
- a CDS encoding efflux RND transporter permease subunit — translation MNPRFFIDRPVFAAVISIVIVLAGALAIRVLPIAQYPELTPPQVVVSATYPGASAETVAQTVAAPLEQQINGVEGMLYMQSSNSSAGTMQLTVTFALGTDPDQATIDVNNRVQRATPLLPSEVTRQGVTVAKRSTSILGMVAMFSKDPRYDRTYVGNYALLNVIDELKRIPGVGDASALGSLDYSMRIWLRPDKLAQYKLTPTDVAAAIREQNAQFAAGRFGDEPTDKSVAFTYSATTMGRLPDREAFENIILRSDANAAALRLKDVARVELGAQSYTVTAELNGTPAVPIAVYLQPGANALATMEALTARMEELKQAFPEGIDYQIPFDTTKFIKVSVEEVIHTFIEAIVLVVAVVFLFLQNWRATLIPVIAVPISIIGTFAGMYLFGFSINLLTLFGLVLAIGIVVDDAIVVLENVERIMSTERLPPRQAAIKAMGEVTGPVIAIVLVLCAVFVPVTFMGGLAGEMYKQFAVTIAISVTISGIVALTLTPALCALILKPGHQEPALPFRLFNRAFDRLTAGYTAGVRFLVRRVVVGLLISAGVVGATGYLFMTIPGSLVPDEDQGVLFSIAILPPAASLSRTQAVVDTASQNFRNHPAVENVFAVSGFDLLSGSMKTSAGTSFVSLKDWAERVAPELDARKLAGPFIGMNAGIKDGMVLAFNPPPIMGLSTTGGFELYLQDRTGGGVASLNAATAKLVEAASKRPELAGVRTTFDTNVPQYRIDLDREKAKALNVPINSVFEAMQSTFGNLYVNDFTLFGRNYRVMLQSESNFRQTPDDLRHVFVKAGSGSMIPLSTLVTVERVIGPDQLERFNAFNAAKVTGNPAPGYTSGQAIAAMQEVAREALPEGFQIAWTGSAYQELETGGTGSQAMIFGLVMVFLILAAQYERWSLPLAVITAVPFALFGALVAIWLRGLTNDVYFQIGLVTLIGLAAKNAILIVEFAVLRRQEGANAIDAAIDAARLRFRPIVMTSLAFILGVVPLAVSTGAGSASRHSIGTGVIGGMLAATFIATFLIPMFYRLIAWRQPKPRDDEEALPIAAPSEAS, via the coding sequence GTGAACCCGCGTTTCTTCATTGATCGGCCGGTCTTCGCCGCCGTCATCTCCATCGTCATTGTTCTCGCCGGCGCCCTTGCCATCCGGGTGCTGCCGATTGCGCAGTATCCCGAGCTGACGCCGCCTCAGGTGGTCGTCAGCGCCACCTATCCCGGCGCGAGCGCCGAGACGGTGGCTCAGACGGTGGCCGCACCCCTGGAGCAGCAGATCAACGGCGTGGAGGGCATGCTCTACATGCAGTCCTCGAACTCGAGCGCCGGTACGATGCAGCTGACCGTGACCTTCGCTCTCGGCACGGATCCGGACCAGGCCACCATCGACGTCAACAATCGCGTGCAGCGCGCGACCCCGCTTCTGCCCTCTGAAGTGACACGCCAGGGCGTCACCGTTGCCAAGCGCTCGACCTCGATCCTCGGCATGGTTGCGATGTTCTCGAAGGATCCGCGCTATGACCGGACTTATGTCGGCAACTATGCGCTCCTGAATGTCATCGACGAGCTCAAGCGCATCCCGGGCGTCGGCGACGCCTCGGCCCTCGGTTCGCTCGATTACTCGATGCGCATTTGGCTGCGCCCGGACAAGCTCGCGCAATACAAGCTGACGCCGACCGATGTCGCTGCCGCGATCCGTGAACAGAACGCTCAGTTCGCCGCCGGCCGCTTCGGCGACGAGCCGACCGACAAGTCGGTCGCCTTCACGTACTCGGCCACGACCATGGGCCGCCTGCCCGACAGGGAGGCGTTCGAGAACATCATCCTGCGCTCGGACGCGAACGCCGCGGCGCTGCGCCTCAAGGACGTCGCCCGTGTCGAGCTCGGTGCGCAGAGCTACACGGTCACAGCCGAGCTCAACGGGACACCGGCCGTCCCCATTGCCGTGTATCTCCAGCCTGGTGCCAACGCGCTCGCCACCATGGAGGCGCTCACCGCCCGCATGGAGGAGCTCAAGCAGGCCTTCCCAGAGGGGATCGATTATCAAATCCCGTTCGACACGACCAAGTTCATCAAGGTCTCGGTCGAGGAGGTCATCCATACCTTCATTGAGGCCATCGTGCTGGTCGTCGCCGTCGTGTTCCTGTTCCTGCAGAACTGGCGCGCCACTCTGATCCCGGTCATTGCCGTGCCGATCTCGATCATCGGGACCTTCGCAGGCATGTACCTGTTCGGCTTCTCCATCAACCTGCTGACCCTGTTCGGCCTGGTGCTGGCCATCGGCATCGTGGTGGACGACGCCATCGTGGTGCTGGAGAACGTCGAGCGCATCATGTCGACGGAGCGCTTGCCGCCGCGTCAAGCCGCCATCAAGGCCATGGGCGAGGTCACGGGACCGGTCATCGCCATCGTGCTGGTGCTGTGCGCCGTGTTCGTGCCCGTCACGTTCATGGGGGGACTGGCCGGCGAGATGTACAAGCAGTTCGCCGTCACCATCGCGATCTCCGTGACGATCTCCGGCATTGTCGCGCTTACACTGACGCCCGCACTATGTGCGCTGATCCTCAAGCCGGGCCACCAGGAGCCGGCTCTGCCGTTCCGATTGTTCAACCGCGCCTTCGACCGGCTCACCGCCGGCTATACGGCCGGGGTGCGCTTTCTGGTGCGCCGCGTCGTCGTAGGCCTGCTGATCTCGGCGGGTGTTGTCGGCGCGACCGGATACCTCTTCATGACCATTCCGGGCTCGCTCGTGCCGGACGAGGACCAGGGTGTTCTGTTCAGCATTGCGATTCTGCCGCCTGCGGCCTCGCTGAGCCGCACCCAGGCGGTCGTGGACACGGCCAGCCAGAACTTCCGGAACCATCCAGCCGTGGAGAACGTCTTTGCGGTCTCGGGCTTCGACCTGCTCTCCGGGAGCATGAAGACCAGCGCAGGCACCTCCTTCGTGTCGCTGAAGGATTGGGCCGAGCGGGTGGCGCCGGAGCTCGACGCTCGCAAGCTGGCGGGACCGTTCATCGGCATGAATGCCGGCATCAAGGACGGCATGGTGCTCGCCTTCAATCCGCCGCCCATCATGGGGCTGAGCACAACGGGCGGTTTTGAGCTCTATCTGCAGGATCGTACGGGCGGTGGCGTCGCAAGCCTCAACGCGGCCACCGCGAAACTGGTCGAAGCCGCCTCCAAGCGTCCGGAGCTCGCTGGCGTAAGGACGACTTTCGATACGAACGTTCCGCAATACAGGATCGATCTCGACCGGGAAAAGGCGAAGGCCTTGAATGTGCCGATCAACTCGGTCTTCGAGGCCATGCAGAGCACGTTCGGCAACCTTTACGTGAACGACTTCACGCTGTTCGGCCGCAACTACCGCGTGATGCTGCAATCGGAATCGAACTTCCGTCAGACTCCGGACGATCTCAGGCACGTCTTCGTCAAGGCGGGTTCGGGCAGCATGATCCCGCTCAGCACGCTCGTGACGGTCGAGCGGGTCATCGGCCCCGATCAGCTGGAGCGCTTCAACGCCTTCAATGCCGCCAAGGTGACGGGCAATCCTGCCCCCGGTTACACGTCGGGCCAAGCCATCGCGGCGATGCAGGAGGTGGCCCGGGAGGCGCTGCCGGAGGGCTTCCAGATTGCCTGGACGGGCTCCGCCTATCAGGAGCTGGAGACGGGCGGCACCGGATCCCAGGCGATGATCTTCGGCCTCGTCATGGTGTTCCTGATCCTGGCGGCGCAATACGAGAGGTGGAGCCTTCCCCTGGCGGTCATTACGGCAGTGCCCTTTGCCCTGTTCGGCGCTCTCGTGGCCATCTGGCTCCGCGGGCTGACCAACGACGTGTACTTCCAGATCGGACTGGTCACGCTCATTGGCCTCGCGGCGAAGAACGCGATCCTCATCGTGGAGTTTGCCGTCCTTCGAAGACAGGAAGGCGCGAACGCAATCGACGCAGCCATCGACGCGGCGCGTCTGCGCTTCCGCCCCATCGTGATGACGTCCCTCGCGTTCATTCTCGGTGTCGTTCCGCTCGCCGTCTCGACAGGCGCGGGCTCCGCGAGCCGCCATTCCATCGGCACGGGCGTCATCGGCGGTATGCTGGCCGCAACCTTCATCGCGACCTTCCTGATCCCGATGTTCTACCGCCTGATTGCATGGCGACAGCCGAAACCCAGGGACGACGAGGAAGCTCTGCCAATCGCAGCGCCGTCCGAGGCCTCATAA
- a CDS encoding TetR/AcrR family transcriptional regulator, which produces MTAQTDRPSISAHDRILDAAEELICTGGIAGFTLDAVAHAAGLSKGGLLYHFSSKDSLISGLQRRMASRLEQTLRDAERQREPILEAFIRELRQDYESGGRRFAPLLLAREQQDPCHELQALMTCLVRQSGREGTEATLLLLAALGMVLSSLARLPCINSQQAAELFDEMLAICSK; this is translated from the coding sequence ATGACAGCACAAACCGATCGTCCCTCCATCTCGGCCCATGATCGCATCCTGGACGCAGCCGAGGAACTGATCTGCACCGGTGGAATCGCTGGCTTCACGCTCGATGCCGTTGCTCACGCGGCAGGGCTCAGCAAAGGCGGCCTTCTATACCACTTCAGCTCCAAGGACAGTCTGATCTCGGGCCTGCAACGCCGCATGGCCTCGCGGCTCGAGCAGACGCTCCGGGACGCGGAGCGTCAACGGGAGCCGATCCTGGAGGCGTTCATCCGCGAATTGCGCCAGGACTACGAATCGGGCGGGCGTCGGTTTGCACCGCTGCTCCTGGCGCGTGAGCAGCAGGACCCATGCCATGAATTGCAGGCTTTGATGACCTGTCTCGTGCGGCAAAGCGGTCGGGAAGGCACGGAAGCGACCCTGCTCCTGTTGGCGGCCCTTGGGATGGTGCTCTCCAGTCTAGCCCGACTGCCCTGCATCAATTCGCAACAGGCTGCGGAACTCTTTGACGAGATGCTGGCAATTTGTAGCAAGTAG
- a CDS encoding TetR/AcrR family transcriptional regulator, giving the protein MTGGVRARRKAERPGEILEAAFEEFVQKGYAATRLEDVAARAGVTKGTIYFYFENKEQVFVAMVREFSRPLHVQAEEFAASSSSTAPEFLRAYLCYLYRILSTDPRSREIFRLLIAEASRFPELIDEHHQNFMGPVVKRLRQSLEAGSTKGEIRPSSILEFPELLLAPALSLNISMLLFSDRRPIDMERHFEIAVDLLLNGLLPRPDNAPFP; this is encoded by the coding sequence ATGACCGGAGGTGTCAGAGCCCGCCGCAAGGCAGAACGTCCCGGAGAGATCCTAGAGGCAGCCTTCGAGGAATTCGTCCAGAAGGGTTACGCCGCCACGCGTCTTGAGGATGTCGCGGCTCGTGCCGGGGTCACCAAAGGTACGATCTACTTCTATTTCGAGAACAAGGAGCAGGTCTTCGTGGCGATGGTCCGGGAGTTCTCACGGCCACTCCATGTTCAAGCCGAAGAATTCGCTGCAAGCAGTTCATCGACCGCTCCGGAATTCCTGCGCGCCTACCTTTGCTACCTGTATCGGATTCTTTCCACCGATCCACGGAGCCGAGAGATTTTTCGGCTGCTGATCGCCGAGGCAAGCCGGTTCCCGGAATTGATCGACGAGCATCACCAGAATTTCATGGGTCCGGTGGTCAAACGCTTGCGCCAAAGCCTCGAGGCTGGATCGACGAAGGGTGAGATCCGTCCGTCCTCCATTTTGGAGTTCCCCGAACTTCTGCTCGCGCCTGCTCTGTCCCTGAACATTTCGATGCTTTTGTTTTCGGATCGCCGCCCCATCGACATGGAACGGCATTTCGAGATCGCGGTGGATCTTCTTCTCAATGGCCTTCTACCCCGGCCTGACAATGCGCCCTTCCCGTAA
- the kduD gene encoding 2-dehydro-3-deoxy-D-gluconate 5-dehydrogenase KduD, translating into MSVSFDLQGKRAVVTGANTGIGQAIAVALAEAGASIVGVGRSPMDETEAQVRASGSTFDSVRADLSSLEPIEKVMSAAKEGGGRIDILVNNAGIIRRADAIDFTEADWDDVMNVNLKSVFFLCQAAARHMLADGKGGRIINIASLLSFQGGIRIPSYTASKSGLAGLTRLLSNEWAAKGINVNAIAPGYIETNNTEPLRQDQKRSSEILGRIPAGRWGQPEDIGGAAVFLASQAANYIHGIVLPVDGGWLAR; encoded by the coding sequence ATGTCAGTTTCTTTCGATCTGCAAGGCAAGAGGGCAGTGGTTACGGGAGCCAATACGGGCATTGGGCAGGCGATCGCCGTTGCTCTGGCCGAGGCCGGCGCCTCCATCGTCGGCGTCGGTCGCTCGCCGATGGATGAGACGGAGGCGCAGGTTCGTGCATCGGGATCGACATTTGACTCCGTCAGAGCTGATCTTTCGAGCCTCGAGCCGATCGAGAAAGTCATGAGTGCCGCGAAGGAAGGCGGCGGGCGGATCGATATTCTCGTCAACAATGCCGGAATCATCCGACGTGCGGACGCTATCGATTTTACCGAAGCCGACTGGGATGACGTGATGAACGTCAATCTCAAGTCCGTATTCTTCCTGTGTCAGGCGGCGGCCCGACATATGCTGGCGGATGGAAAGGGCGGCAGGATCATCAACATTGCTTCGCTTCTCTCCTTCCAGGGGGGTATTCGCATTCCCTCCTATACGGCAAGCAAAAGCGGGCTCGCCGGCCTCACGCGCCTTCTGTCGAACGAGTGGGCGGCCAAGGGAATCAATGTCAACGCCATCGCGCCGGGTTATATCGAGACCAACAACACCGAACCGTTGCGGCAGGACCAGAAGCGTAGCTCCGAGATCCTTGGGCGCATTCCGGCTGGGCGCTGGGGTCAGCCGGAGGATATCGGAGGAGCGGCAGTCTTCCTGGCCTCACAGGCAGCGAACTATATTCACGGCATCGTCCTGCCGGTCGATGGAGGGTGGCTGGCCCGCTAG
- a CDS encoding ABC transporter ATP-binding protein → MSHLVLRHVIKEYGAVRVLHGIDLEVRDGEFVVFVGPSGCGKSTLLRTIAGLERTSSGEIRLDDRLVNEVSAADRGLAMVFQSYALYPHMSVRQNLAFGLENTRMPRDEIDRRVSEAAKMLLIEPLLNRKPRQLSGGQRQRVAIGRAIVRRPGIFLLDEPLSNLDAELRVVMRAELAALHKRLGATMIYVTHDQTEAMTLADRIVVLRDGKIEQVGTPLELYNNPANRFVAGFIGSPRMNFIEAEIIPVPGGIGIQVSGKPQKLPSLDLAPGSRIVLGIRPHAATVTESDQGTLPLELTLVEQLGAETILHGKTDRGETFTVSAPGQRRFSIGERIGIEVAPEAMHVFDAEGKALPRVSHDA, encoded by the coding sequence GTGAGCCACCTTGTTCTTCGCCATGTCATAAAGGAGTACGGTGCCGTGCGGGTGCTGCATGGCATCGATCTCGAAGTCAGGGACGGCGAATTCGTGGTCTTCGTCGGCCCGTCCGGCTGCGGAAAATCCACGTTGCTGCGGACGATTGCGGGGCTCGAGCGCACAAGCTCAGGCGAGATCAGGCTCGACGACCGGCTCGTCAATGAAGTTTCGGCTGCTGACCGGGGACTCGCCATGGTGTTCCAGTCCTATGCGCTCTACCCACACATGAGCGTGCGCCAAAATCTGGCTTTCGGGCTGGAGAACACCCGAATGCCGCGAGATGAGATCGACAGGCGCGTATCCGAGGCCGCCAAGATGCTGCTGATCGAGCCGCTTCTGAACCGCAAGCCACGCCAGCTCTCCGGCGGTCAGCGCCAGCGCGTCGCGATCGGTCGCGCGATCGTGCGCCGGCCTGGGATCTTTCTCCTCGACGAGCCCCTGTCCAATCTCGATGCGGAGCTGCGCGTGGTGATGCGTGCAGAGCTCGCCGCACTCCATAAGCGCCTTGGCGCTACGATGATTTATGTCACGCATGATCAGACGGAGGCCATGACACTTGCCGATCGCATAGTCGTTCTGCGCGACGGCAAGATCGAGCAGGTCGGCACGCCGCTCGAGCTCTACAACAATCCCGCCAATCGTTTCGTGGCTGGATTCATCGGTTCGCCGCGCATGAATTTCATCGAGGCCGAGATCATTCCCGTTCCTGGCGGGATCGGAATCCAGGTCAGCGGGAAGCCGCAGAAGTTGCCATCTCTCGACCTCGCGCCCGGCTCCAGGATCGTCCTCGGCATCCGACCGCACGCCGCAACCGTTACGGAAAGTGATCAGGGCACCCTTCCGCTTGAGCTTACCCTTGTCGAGCAGCTTGGTGCGGAAACGATCCTGCACGGCAAGACGGATCGTGGGGAGACATTCACGGTATCGGCGCCGGGGCAGCGGCGCTTCTCCATAGGGGAGCGGATCGGCATTGAGGTCGCCCCCGAGGCGATGCATGTTTTCGATGCAGAAGGCAAAGCTCTGCCGCGCGTCTCACATGACGCTTGA
- a CDS encoding YoaK family protein: MRLFIGLLLTAVAGWVDAIGFLQLAGLYTSFMSGNTTQLGVSLGTTGGFARILPLALVAAFFTGAFTGNLLALLSGRWCLPTVLGMVACLVGLAFWIFGSGEAVHGVSLLLSGAMGAQNAALRQVKGVHAGTTYVTGTLFSAGRDLAAAVLGKGPRWRWLLHVAVWLFLMAGAAGGAATFGHAGRWSLGLPAILLALLTGTALIWVWRANPKAES; this comes from the coding sequence ATGCGGCTCTTCATCGGACTCCTCCTCACGGCTGTCGCAGGCTGGGTGGATGCCATTGGATTTCTGCAACTCGCTGGGCTCTATACGTCCTTCATGAGCGGAAACACCACGCAACTCGGTGTCAGCCTCGGAACGACGGGCGGATTTGCCCGCATTCTGCCATTGGCCCTTGTCGCTGCATTCTTCACTGGGGCTTTTACGGGCAACCTGTTGGCCTTGCTGTCGGGCCGCTGGTGCCTGCCAACGGTTCTTGGGATGGTTGCCTGCCTCGTCGGCCTCGCCTTCTGGATCTTCGGCTCAGGCGAAGCGGTTCATGGCGTGTCTCTGCTTCTATCCGGAGCCATGGGAGCTCAAAACGCAGCCTTGCGGCAGGTGAAAGGCGTTCACGCAGGGACGACCTATGTGACCGGCACCCTCTTCAGCGCGGGGCGGGATCTCGCTGCGGCTGTTCTGGGGAAGGGGCCTCGCTGGAGATGGCTTCTTCACGTCGCGGTCTGGCTCTTCCTGATGGCAGGCGCAGCAGGCGGAGCCGCCACGTTCGGCCACGCCGGTCGATGGTCCCTCGGCCTCCCGGCGATCCTATTGGCTTTGCTGACGGGCACGGCATTGATCTGGGTGTGGCGTGCGAATCCGAAAGCGGAGAGTTGA
- a CDS encoding efflux RND transporter periplasmic adaptor subunit → MTRLLMSAARLLLPATLLLTYLSAASAQQPGGAQMPPPQVTVTKVEAKEVPVTYEYAARISAHREVQVRARVGGILLKRNFNEGASVKAGQVLFEIDPAPFEAELARAKAQLQQAQAQYNQAVRDAERALQLYAKGAGSEKARDDAISAKELGAAAVAAAEAQMRTAQLNLDYTQVKAPISGITSLEQVPEGSLIGTAGDSSLLTSITELDPVYVNFSFADREGSEIRRILDTRSSNASPTKNLKVKITFGDGQPYDQDGTIDFTSSSIDTETGTLQARAIVKNSDRRLVPGQFVRATVTGLTLNDAIVVPEAAVMQGPQGQFVYAVNESGHAEVRPVQLRRQVEGGWIVASGLRSGDKVVTEGVIKVRPGAPVTATVASNDTSVVVKQ, encoded by the coding sequence ATGACCCGCCTCCTAATGTCGGCAGCCCGTCTCCTTTTGCCCGCAACCCTGCTCCTCACCTACCTCTCAGCAGCCAGCGCGCAGCAACCCGGAGGGGCTCAAATGCCGCCCCCGCAGGTGACTGTGACGAAGGTTGAGGCGAAGGAAGTACCTGTCACCTATGAGTATGCGGCCCGGATCTCGGCTCATCGCGAGGTCCAGGTCAGGGCGCGTGTTGGCGGGATTCTGCTCAAGCGCAACTTCAACGAAGGCGCAAGCGTCAAGGCCGGGCAGGTCCTGTTCGAGATCGATCCCGCTCCTTTCGAGGCCGAGCTTGCCCGTGCCAAGGCGCAGCTTCAACAGGCCCAGGCGCAATACAACCAGGCCGTCCGCGATGCGGAACGCGCCCTGCAGCTCTATGCAAAGGGCGCAGGCAGCGAGAAGGCCCGCGACGACGCGATCTCGGCCAAGGAGCTTGGCGCCGCCGCCGTCGCGGCTGCCGAAGCACAGATGCGCACGGCCCAGCTCAATCTCGACTACACCCAGGTCAAAGCGCCTATCAGCGGCATCACCAGCCTGGAGCAGGTGCCGGAAGGCAGCCTGATCGGTACCGCTGGGGACAGCAGCCTGCTGACCTCGATTACCGAGCTCGATCCCGTCTACGTGAACTTCTCGTTCGCCGATCGGGAAGGCAGCGAGATCCGGCGCATCCTCGATACCCGGTCCTCGAACGCGTCGCCGACCAAGAACCTCAAGGTCAAAATTACCTTCGGCGACGGACAGCCCTACGATCAGGACGGCACCATCGACTTCACGTCCAGCAGCATCGACACCGAAACCGGAACTCTGCAGGCCCGCGCCATCGTCAAGAACTCCGATCGCCGTCTTGTCCCCGGCCAGTTCGTGCGTGCGACCGTGACCGGACTGACCCTCAATGACGCCATCGTGGTGCCCGAGGCGGCCGTGATGCAGGGCCCGCAGGGGCAGTTCGTCTATGCCGTGAATGAAAGCGGTCACGCGGAGGTGCGTCCGGTTCAGCTCCGCCGACAGGTCGAGGGCGGCTGGATCGTCGCCTCGGGCCTAAGATCGGGCGACAAGGTCGTCACCGAGGGCGTCATCAAGGTCCGTCCTGGCGCGCCGGTGACAGCCACGGTCGCCTCCAACGACACTAGCGTGGTGGTAAAGCAGTGA
- a CDS encoding carbohydrate ABC transporter permease yields MTALATFILRRRGGTGWHWTDVLAYIWLAMGLVLMFGPVLWLVVSSFKSPGALAEFPPTFLPLGTQTAMVQGHDNPLPLYRVVQGDGTERVLAQVRRVGIMAQMIDPGNPDTVIRVPIDKRMPVREISLATTNYSEPLQQFDFVRYFQNSLFVTITATLITLVVNSMAAYALSKYEFKGRTAVLGIILATLMVPLSVIVVPLYLVVNSLNLFDTLWGVILPTVATPTGVFLLRQYMLTIPDELLDAARMDKASEWQIYWRIILPLAAPALAVLAIFSVMWRWNDFLWPLIVLSRKENYTLQVGLNAFSGELNVQWHYVLAMTVLSIIPVAVIFLFLQRYITAGIANTGLK; encoded by the coding sequence ATGACCGCACTCGCGACCTTCATTCTGCGCCGGCGTGGCGGCACCGGCTGGCATTGGACCGATGTTCTGGCCTATATCTGGCTCGCTATGGGCCTCGTCCTGATGTTCGGTCCGGTCCTCTGGCTTGTGGTCTCGTCCTTCAAGTCGCCGGGGGCTCTCGCGGAATTCCCACCGACTTTTCTGCCGCTCGGCACACAGACCGCGATGGTTCAAGGCCACGATAACCCGCTGCCGCTCTATCGGGTGGTGCAAGGCGACGGCACCGAGCGGGTTCTCGCCCAGGTGCGGCGAGTCGGCATCATGGCGCAGATGATCGATCCGGGGAATCCAGATACCGTCATCCGCGTGCCGATCGACAAGCGCATGCCGGTTCGCGAGATCAGCCTCGCCACCACGAACTACAGCGAGCCGCTGCAGCAGTTCGACTTCGTGCGCTATTTTCAAAACTCACTCTTCGTGACCATCACGGCAACTCTCATAACGCTCGTGGTGAATTCCATGGCGGCCTACGCCCTCTCGAAATATGAGTTCAAGGGCCGAACGGCGGTGCTCGGCATCATTCTCGCCACCTTGATGGTGCCCCTGTCCGTCATCGTCGTGCCACTCTATCTCGTGGTGAATTCACTCAACCTGTTCGATACGCTTTGGGGCGTGATCTTGCCGACAGTTGCGACACCGACCGGCGTGTTCCTGCTGCGGCAATACATGCTCACGATTCCTGACGAGCTGCTTGATGCGGCGCGGATGGACAAAGCGTCGGAGTGGCAGATCTACTGGCGCATTATCCTGCCGCTCGCGGCTCCGGCATTGGCCGTGCTCGCCATCTTCTCCGTGATGTGGCGATGGAACGATTTCCTGTGGCCGCTGATCGTTCTATCCCGCAAGGAGAACTATACCTTGCAAGTCGGTCTCAATGCCTTCTCGGGCGAATTGAACGTGCAATGGCACTACGTGCTGGCCATGACGGTTCTGTCGATCATTCCAGTCGCCGTCATCTTCCTGTTCCTCCAGCGCTATATCACTGCAGGCATCGCCAATACGGGTCTGAAATGA
- a CDS encoding BON domain-containing protein, with product MSDLYGRGAYGSVYRERDLVDPRGGLYHGGGYGAEGYGSAYQDYGRGRPNRDFGGNDYNRGFYGADQGRGGRARGPHRDSWGYRGERSGWDRFSDEVSSWFGDDEAARRREQDARQGDQGAQHHRGRGPKGYTRSDERIREDVSDRLTDDPFVDASEIEVSVSSCEVTLSGTVDSREAKHRAEDCAERVSGVRHVQNNLRVQQSGMGQGTAEGAAGSAGAVSTTADMSGTGRQRAGTNT from the coding sequence ATGAGCGACCTGTATGGTCGCGGTGCCTATGGCAGCGTCTATCGCGAGCGCGATTTGGTGGATCCGCGCGGCGGGCTCTACCATGGAGGCGGATATGGCGCTGAAGGATATGGCAGCGCATATCAGGATTATGGACGCGGCAGGCCTAACCGTGACTTTGGAGGCAACGACTACAACCGCGGTTTCTACGGTGCCGATCAGGGACGGGGTGGTCGCGCGCGTGGACCTCATCGGGACAGCTGGGGCTATCGCGGCGAGCGAAGCGGCTGGGATCGCTTCAGCGATGAGGTATCGTCCTGGTTCGGCGACGATGAAGCGGCACGTCGCCGCGAACAGGATGCCCGCCAGGGCGATCAAGGTGCGCAGCATCACCGTGGCCGTGGTCCCAAGGGCTATACCCGCTCCGATGAGCGTATCCGCGAGGACGTCAGCGACCGTCTGACGGACGATCCTTTCGTGGATGCTTCCGAGATCGAGGTAAGCGTCTCGAGCTGCGAAGTGACGCTGTCCGGTACGGTCGACAGCCGGGAGGCCAAGCACAGGGCAGAAGACTGTGCGGAGCGCGTATCGGGCGTGCGGCACGTCCAGAACAACCTACGGGTCCAGCAGTCGGGCATGGGGCAGGGCACCGCCGAGGGCGCCGCAGGGAGCGCAGGGGCCGTCAGCACGACGGCGGACATGAGCGGTACAGGTCGTCAGAGGGCGGGTACGAACACCTAG
- a CDS encoding NADP-dependent oxidoreductase — protein sequence MEIAMTTMKAVRIHRFGGPEVLMLDDVPWPQPKDDEVLVRVHAASVNPVDYKIRAGSYTVKDDQLPYTLGRDLSGTVELLGTRAHTLKVGDPIFAFIGVDRGTYAEYAVVKAMEMAAKPETIDHVQAAAVPLAGLTAWQGLFDHGQLQAGQRVLVHGGAGGVGHFAIQFAKAKGATVLTTASGTDLDFVRELGADEAIDYKADRFEDRARDIDVVFDLVAGETQDRSWSVLKEGGILVSTLGAPPAEKAEQHKVRAAGYRARPNPAQLSEIGQLIDGGQVQVAVARTFALADAGAAQTYLEQEHVRGKVVLQVADKT from the coding sequence TTGGAGATCGCCATGACTACAATGAAGGCAGTCCGCATACATCGCTTCGGTGGACCCGAGGTGTTGATGCTCGATGATGTACCCTGGCCCCAGCCGAAGGATGACGAGGTTCTCGTACGAGTCCATGCGGCCAGTGTGAATCCAGTCGACTACAAAATCCGAGCCGGCTCCTACACGGTAAAGGATGATCAGCTTCCGTATACTCTCGGGCGTGACCTCTCGGGGACGGTCGAGCTTCTGGGAACGCGCGCCCACACCCTCAAGGTAGGCGATCCGATCTTTGCGTTCATCGGTGTGGATCGAGGAACCTATGCCGAATACGCCGTGGTCAAAGCCATGGAGATGGCCGCCAAACCTGAGACGATCGACCATGTGCAGGCGGCCGCCGTGCCTCTCGCCGGCCTGACGGCCTGGCAGGGCCTGTTCGATCATGGTCAGTTGCAGGCTGGGCAACGTGTTCTCGTTCATGGTGGGGCAGGGGGAGTTGGTCACTTCGCCATCCAGTTTGCCAAGGCTAAGGGTGCGACTGTTCTGACCACTGCGTCAGGCACTGACCTCGATTTCGTGCGCGAACTCGGTGCGGACGAGGCCATCGATTACAAAGCCGACCGTTTTGAAGACCGTGCACGCGACATCGACGTTGTGTTCGATCTGGTCGCCGGAGAAACCCAGGACCGCTCCTGGAGCGTACTGAAGGAGGGCGGCATTCTGGTCTCGACATTGGGCGCGCCTCCAGCTGAGAAAGCAGAACAGCACAAGGTTCGTGCCGCAGGGTATCGGGCTCGTCCGAATCCGGCGCAGCTGAGCGAGATCGGACAGCTGATCGATGGTGGTCAGGTGCAGGTCGCCGTCGCCCGGACGTTCGCGCTCGCGGATGCAGGTGCAGCGCAGACATATCTGGAACAGGAGCATGTGCGCGGAAAGGTCGTTCTGCAGGTCGCCGACAAGACCTGA